The genomic interval AGTAGTAAGAAGTACTGAAAATGTCTTTTACTCATTTATGACATTGGTTTCAGATGTATTAGGCTTTACTGTAACTAAAGATACAACTAAGAATCAGGTAGGAGAGCATTTTAATAAGCTAGGTAAGAAGCGTGGAGTAGCATCAGCAGAATTAGAAGAGGTAGCAAAAAAAGCAACATTAGGTGTTGATAAAAATGATGTATCAAAAAATCCAATTAGAGTAGCAGTTGAAGCAGCTAAGGTTACTTTAAGTACATTAAAAGAACATTTAGGGTCTTTAAAAGATATAGGTGATGCTAATCCAATAGGTGAAGCAGCAAGTAATAAAGAAGGAACATCAGCAAGTATAGATGGATTAAATAAAGCTCTTAAAGCATTGAAGGAAATAGTAAGAGCAGCAAAGGAAACAGGTGTTCCAGAGCCAAAGGCAGGGACTGCAGCATTAAATGTAACTGGGACAGATAATAAAGAAGGAGCTAAAATATTATCTATTAGTAGTGCTCACAAGCCAGCAGCAACAGATGCAGGAAAAGCAGCAGCAATACTGTCAACAGTAAGTGGAGAGGAAATGCTAGCATCAATAGTTGTATCAGAAGAAGGTGATGAAGAACTAAAAAAAGCTGCGGATGAAAATACGACTGCGATAAGTTTCGCAAAAGGAGGTAATGGAGATTTCTTAGGAAAAGCTGTGACTCCAAAAGCGGCAGCAGTAGCAGGAGGGATAGCATTGCGTTCACTGGTTAATGCAGGGAAACTAGCATCAGGAGCTGCAGATAAGAATTCAGGAGGAAAAGAAGATGTACAAGCAGTAGGTATAGATGCAGTAAATAAGTTGTTAGGAGCAGTAGAAGATATAATTAAAAAGACAGTAAAGAATGTGCTTGAAAAAGTAAAGAAAGAAGTAGATGAATCAAGAGAGCCAAAGGCAGCGGTTTCAAAGTTAAGTCAGCAATAAGATAAATTAATTACTTAAAAGTAAGAGTAGAAGGCAATTTTAGAGATAAGTCTAGTATGCCTTCTATGTTGTTGTAATGGAAAATCAGAAGTTAGATAGTCTGGTAGTAATGCAGATAATCTTAAAGTTATATTTTAATCTTTTATATCTAATTTAGAAAAAGATTTGTTATTTGTTTTTACTTCTTTTGGTTATGTTGTGTCTGATGCTTTTGGTATTAAGGCTGCTACTAAAAAGAGCGATATTGAACATTATTTATAGTTATTGCAACCACTATGCAAACATTAAAAGATAAATTAAAATATTGTGGTGGCAAGGAATGGTAATTGTGAGAATATAAGGAAGTAGTTGATAAGTTTATTACAAGGATATTGACAGGATTGTTGTAGGAGCAAAAGAAATCCGCTGGTTTTGTTACTGATGTAGCATCAATTGGTGGTATTATGAAATTCTAATGATTTGTATTAGTAGTTTATACTACAAGTGTAAAGGACCTTGTTGAAGGAATTAAATAAATTTTTGATTTGGTATTTAAAGGAGGGAATGGACAAGCAGAGAAACCTAATCTTGATCTTAGGATGATAAGAAGAAACTTGGTAAGTTATTTGGGGCTTAAATATTAAAAAGCTATTGCTGTTAAGAAAGATGATAAAGTTAAGGAATATAAAGATGTAGTGAAGCTGTATTTAGCTAAGAAGGGTACTTATAATGATTAAAACTTATTATTGTAAAATCTAAAAAAGATATACCTATACAGGTATTATAGCATTAAGAGCTATGTCTAGGAATGGTAAGTTTGTTTAATGAGTAACGCTGATGAGTCAAAGAAATTAATATCGGGATTAGTAGTAAGTGCTGTTACTAATGCATTAAATACTTTAACTATTGCAGTAAGAAATACTGTTGATAGTGGATTAAAAACAATCAATGAAACACTAGCAGCCGTTAAACAAGAAGATAAGTCTGCAGAAGCTACTACACCTGCAGGCGCAGTAACTGGTGGCCAGCAATAATAAATAATTATCAATAAAACATACATGACTAAATAAAGTCATTTGAGGAAAACTTTTCTCTCTTCATAAGAATTGTTTTCCTTTTATTTTTATCTTGCCCCTTTGAGTTAATAAGGAGGCACGTAATAATGAAAAGAATTACTTTAAGTGCGTTATTAATGACTTTATTTTTACTCTTATCTTGTAATAATTCAGCTACTACTCCTAAAGAAGGGCAAGCTGCTAAGCCTGATGGCACAATCCTTGACCTAGCTACAATAACTAAAAACATTACCGATGCTGTTGCTTTTGCTAAGAGTGTTAAAGACGTTCATACTTTAGTTAAATCCATTGATGAGCTTGCTAAAGCTATCGGGAAAAAAATTGGTGCCAATGGTCTTGAAACTGATGCTGATAAGAATGCAAAATTAATTTCAGGAGCATATAGTGTAATATCAGCTGTAGATACTAAATTAGCATCATTAGAAAAAAAAGTTGGAATTTCTGATGACTTAAAGGGAAAAATTACTACTGTTAAGAATGCAAGTACATCCTTTTTAACCAAGGCTAAATCAAAGACAGCTGATCTTGGTAAAGATGATGTTAAGGATGCTGATGCGAAGACAGCTATAGATATAGCAGATACTGGAGCCAAGGATAAAGGCGCGGAAGAGCTTATTAAACTCAATACAGCAATTGATGCTTTGTTAACTTCTGCTGAAGCTGCAGTAACAGCTGCAATAAATGCGCTTTCAACTCCTGCTAAGTCAGCATCTACTGTTCAATCTAACTAAGGATAAACAAGTTAATTTATTATTATAAGATTACTTTTTAATTAATCGTAATTATCTGATAAAATAAAGTCTATAAATAATAAGCTAGGAGTTTTTTTCTCTTAGCTTTTTTTGTTTCTTTATTCTTTCTCTACTTGCTTTACTACTTTATTATACTTCTTTAGATTTCTTATGATTACTTATTAATTTTAGATTTATATTTATGTATTGTTTTTATCTTGTTTTATTACTTAATAATAACTTCTATTTTTTATTTTTACTTCTTAGCTGTGGCAGTGGGAGTGCTAAGGTGGAAGATCCTAAAACCACATTCTTAAACTCTATTGCTAATTTGGGTAAAGGTTTCTTAGATGTTTTTACTTCCTTTTCTGATATGGTTGCTGGCGCTTTTGGTATTAAAGCTGACACTAAGAAATCTGATATTGGTCAGTATTTCACTGATATTGAAAAGACTATGACATCTGTTAAAAAGAAATTACGAGATGAAGTTGTTACGAATGGGAATTACTCAAAACTTAAATCTGTTGTTGATACATTTATCACTAACACATTAGACAAGATTGCAGAAGGAGCTAAAGAAGCGGCTAAAGGGGCTACTGGTGATGCTGCTATTGGTGGTGCTACTAAAGATGGTCAAGATCCTGCACCTGCAGAGGTTGCAAGTGTCAACTCCCTTGTTAAAGGAATTAAAGATATAGTTGGTGTGGTTCTAAAAAAGGGTGAAGGAGATGCAAGCGCTACTAAGACTGGTAACACAGAGCAAAAATCAATTGGTAAGTTGCTTGGTAAAAAGGATGATGGGACAGAAGCACATGCTGCTGCTGCTAGTGCATCAATAGGAGCAGTAACTGGTGCTGATATTTTACAAGCTATTGCTAAGTCTGATGCAGTTTCTGATGATCCTAAAATTGAAAACGCGAAAAATGCTGCTGACATTGCTGCTGCTAAGGCTGATGCTAATGGTAAAGATTTTGGAGATGGGCAGAAAGATGCAGTTATTGCTGCTGGTATTGCTTTAAGAGCCATGGCTAAGGATGGTAAGTTTGCTTCTAAGCAAAATGAAGATAAATCCGCTCATGCAGTGAATGGAGCAGCTGCTAGTGCTGTTGGTAAGACTTTAAGTACTCTAATAATAGCAATAAGAAATACTGTTGATAGTGGATTGCAAACAATAAATGCAGTTCTTGCTACGGTTACACAAGAAGATAAGTCTGCAGAAGCTACTACACCTGCAGACGCAACAGCTAGTGGACAGTAACAATAAATAATGATTAATAACAAATACATAACTAAATAAAGTCATTTGAGGAAAACTCTTCTCTTCATAAGAATTGTTTTCCTTTTATTTATATTATATTAATGACTTTATTTTTACTTCTTAGCTGTGGCAGTGGGAGTGCTAAGGTGGAAGATCCTAAAACCTTATTCTTAACTTCTATTGCTAATTTAGGTAAAGGCTTCTTAGATGTTTTTACTTCACTTTCTGATATGGTTGCTGGGGCTTTTGGCATTAAAGCTGAGACTAAGAAGTCTGACATTGGTCAGTACTTCACTGATATTGAAACTACTATAAACACAGTTAAAAAGAAGTTACAAGAGGAAGTTGCTACGAATGGTAACTATCTAAAGATAAAGGGAGTAGTTGATACATTTATCACTAACACATTAGATAAAATAGCAGAAGGGGCTAAAACAGCAGCTAAAGGGGCTACTACTGATGTTGTTATTGGTAATGCTAAACAAAATGAGGATGCTGTACCTGGAGAAACAGCAAGTGTAAATGCTCTTGTTAAAGGAATTAAAACTATTGTTGACGTAGTTTTAAAAGATAATGAAGGAAATCCAGATGCTACTAAAACCGCAGATACTGAAAAAAAGTCAGTTGGTAATTTGCTTGCTAAAGGAAGTGCTAATGATGGAACAGAAGCACAAGCTGCTGCAGCTAGTGCTTCAATCGGAGCTATAACTGGCGCTGACATTCTAAAAGCTATTGCTAAGTCTGAGAAAGCTACTGCAAATAAAGATATTAATGTAGTAAATAATGCGGCAGAGATTGCGATTGCTAAAAATGATAGTGCTACTAAAACTCTTGATGCAGCACAAAAGGACGCAGTTATTGCAGCAGGGATAGCATTGCGAGCAATGGCTAAGGATGGTAAATTTGCTGCTAAACAAAATGAAGAGAAATCTGCTCATGCAGTTAATGGTGCTGTTGCTAGTTCTGTTGGTAAGACTTTAAGTACTCTTATTATTGCTATTAGAAATACTGTTGATACTGGTTTAAAAACGATAAGTGATGCTCTTGCTACAGTTACACAAGAAGATAAATCTGCAGATTCTACTACACCTGCAGATGCAACAGCTATTGGACAGCAACAATAAAGAATTATTAATAAACATAACTAAATAAAGTCATTTGAGGAAAACTTTTCTCTTCATAAGAATTGTTTTCCTTTTTTACTATCTGTAATAATACTCAGGTTTAAATAGTATTGATAGCAATCCTTTAACAACATATACTAAGGTAAGTAAATGTTGTTATTAAGATTGTATTTGAGCTTTTTGATAAACCAAAAGAAATTGACCTAACACTTTATTTTGAAGATAGGGATAACACTTCTGGCATGGGAATGTGACTAAAATCTTTCTTAATCTTAGAGAAGGTATGAGTCATAAGTTTAAAATTGCTCCAATTAAACCTATAAGTAATAAATTTACGAAAATTGCTACGTTAATAGAACCATTTGCTACATCTAAACTTAGTATTATGGATTATTCAAGTAAGTCAGCTATATCTGATATTTATAAGTACAAAGGAGATGGTAAGAGTGATGATGATTTATTAGATAGCCTCTCAGCATCATATATGTTATTGACTTTGGGAGTGCGTAATCTTAAAGCACATTTTACTAAAATAAGGTTCCTATAACACTTAAAATATTATATAATAATTATATAAGGAGTGTTTTATGGGACTTGCTCAACCAGTAGTTACTCAACAAATGGTTATAGCAGAACTTACCAAGGCTGGTATTAATAGAGATATTGCTATTGATCTGTCTTACAGATATTATCGTAATGAACTGACTTATAAAGATATTGAATTCTTAAAAGAAAACTTTGATATAAAGCTTGAAAAAGTTGAAGCTCTTTTACAAGCTGAGATTCAAAGGGTTGAGACAACATTAAAATCCGATATTAAAGACCTGGATAATAAATTCGATACTAAATTCAATGAACTTGATAACAAGATTAATACTGTTGAGAATAATCTTAACATCAAGATTGAAAAAGTTGAAGCTCTTTTACAAGCTGAGATTAAATCTGTCAAGACTGAACTTGATAATAAAATAGATACTAAATTCAATGAACTCGATACCAAAATAGATACAGTTGAGAATAATCTTAATAATAAGATTGATAACGTTAGAAGTGAATTAAAATCCGATATTAAAGACCTGGATAATAAGATTGATAATGTTAGAAATGAGGTTTCTCTTGTTCGAAAAGATATGGAAATTAACAGAATGGAGCTTGATAATAAACTTGATAAAACTGCATCAGAATTTAAAAGTACATCAAGACTACATAATTGGATGTTTGGAACTCTAATTACCCTTAATATAGGAATATTTTTAGCATTAATATCATTATTAGTAAAGTAAATTTATTTACCTAGTCCCTTCTTTAATTGACCTTCTGTCAATTATTTTTTAGTCATTTTTTTAACAAAATTATTTAAATTTTTGTTAAAAACAATCAATTTTATTAATTGTTGTATCACGCACAGCCTCTGTAAGATTATAGTGCCTATACTTTTAGTTTTTGTTTTTATGCTTATCAAAACTTGTTAGCCATCTTTTCCCTATGGTTAATAAGGAGGCACGTAATAATGAAAAGAATTACTTTAAGTGCGTTATTGATGACTTTATTTTTATCTTGCAATAAGGAGGGACTATAATATGAAGCATAGATTAAATGAGAGAATTAAAAACTTTAATATAACTATACTTATATCTTTGTTCTTACTTCTTAGCTGTGGCAGTGGTCAACTTCAAGCTGGTAAGGATGGCGAGGCAGCTACAGGTGGAAGCAGTTTAAGTGCAGTAATTTCAATCTCAAGACAATTGTTTTTGGATGCTTTGTTTCTTTTGGAAATTTATTAAAAGGATTACTTGGTCTTACTGTAGATACAACTAAGAAAGAAGTGGGAGAACAATTGGGTAAGCTTGGAGAAGCAGTACAATTAGTTAAAGTTAAATTAGAAGAGCTAAAGGGAAATGAACAGTTTAATTTAATAAAAGACAAAGCTGAAAGTACAATAAATAAGGCAATTGGTACTTTAGGAAAGATATTTGAAGGAGCAAGTAAAATTAAGGATGCTACTGTAGTGCTAATGGTAAAGTTGGTGGTAAAGTTGATGATACTGAGAATGCAGCACCAGCAAATACAGAAAGTGTAAAGGGTCTTGTTGAAGGGATTAACTTAATTTATGAAGCAGCAAAGGAAATTGGTGTTGATCTAAAAGGAAATGCTAATAAGCAGATTGAGGATTCTAAAGAGATTGCAAAGTTATTTAAAGACACTGGTGATGTTGGTGCTGATGCTAAGGCACTAAGTGGAGCCAAGAGAGCAGTAATTGCAGCTAGTGGTTCAGATATATTAGCTGCAATTGAAGCAGCTAAGGATACAAGTAGCAAGCAGGTAATATTAGTGCAGCAAAAAATGCTTATGACATTGCAGTTGCTAATAAAGATAATACAGATGCAGGTGCTGATGTTAGGGACAAAGGGCCAGTAATAGCAGCCGGTTTAGCTTTGAGAGCTATGGCAAAGGATGGTAAATTAGCAACTGTTGCTACTCATGCACCAGGACAAGCAGTGAATGCAGTATTAATAGGAGTAGTTGGTAAAACTGTAATGAGATAGTATCTATTGTAAGAAGAACAGTTGATAAATGTTTAAAAGATGTTGATGATTGCATAAAAGAAGATTCCAGTAGTGTAGTGAAAGC from Borrelia turicatae 91E135 carries:
- a CDS encoding variable large family protein, whose product is MKNKLNERIKNFNITILISLFLLLSCGSGQLQAGKDGEAATGGSSLSAVLMEVVRSTENVFYSFMTLVSDVLGFTVTKDTTKNQVGEHFNKLGKKRGVASAELEEVAKKATLGVDKNDVSKNPIRVAVEAAKVTLSTLKEHLGSLKDIGDANPIGEAASNKEGTSASIDGLNKALKALKEIVRAAKETGVPEPKAGTAALNVTGTDNKEGAKILSISSAHKPAATDAGKAAAILSTVSGEEMLASIVVSEEGDEELKKAADENTTAISFAKGGNGDFLGKAVTPKAAAVAGGIALRSLVNAGKLASGAADKNSGGKEDVQAVGIDAVNKLLGAVEDIIKKTVKNVLEKVKKEVDESREPKAAVSKLSQQ
- a CDS encoding variable large family protein, which gives rise to MLFVFTSFGYVVSDAFGIKAATKKSDIEHYL
- a CDS encoding Vsp/OspC family lipoprotein: MKRITLSALLMTLFLLLSCNNSATTPKEGQAAKPDGTILDLATITKNITDAVAFAKSVKDVHTLVKSIDELAKAIGKKIGANGLETDADKNAKLISGAYSVISAVDTKLASLEKKVGISDDLKGKITTVKNASTSFLTKAKSKTADLGKDDVKDADAKTAIDIADTGAKDKGAEELIKLNTAIDALLTSAEAAVTAAINALSTPAKSASTVQSN
- a CDS encoding variable large family protein, giving the protein MYCFYLVLLLNNNFYFLFLLLSCGSGSAKVEDPKTTFLNSIANLGKGFLDVFTSFSDMVAGAFGIKADTKKSDIGQYFTDIEKTMTSVKKKLRDEVVTNGNYSKLKSVVDTFITNTLDKIAEGAKEAAKGATGDAAIGGATKDGQDPAPAEVASVNSLVKGIKDIVGVVLKKGEGDASATKTGNTEQKSIGKLLGKKDDGTEAHAAAASASIGAVTGADILQAIAKSDAVSDDPKIENAKNAADIAAAKADANGKDFGDGQKDAVIAAGIALRAMAKDGKFASKQNEDKSAHAVNGAAASAVGKTLSTLIIAIRNTVDSGLQTINAVLATVTQEDKSAEATTPADATASGQ
- a CDS encoding variable large family protein, whose protein sequence is MTLFLLLSCGSGSAKVEDPKTLFLTSIANLGKGFLDVFTSLSDMVAGAFGIKAETKKSDIGQYFTDIETTINTVKKKLQEEVATNGNYLKIKGVVDTFITNTLDKIAEGAKTAAKGATTDVVIGNAKQNEDAVPGETASVNALVKGIKTIVDVVLKDNEGNPDATKTADTEKKSVGNLLAKGSANDGTEAQAAAASASIGAITGADILKAIAKSEKATANKDINVVNNAAEIAIAKNDSATKTLDAAQKDAVIAAGIALRAMAKDGKFAAKQNEEKSAHAVNGAVASSVGKTLSTLIIAIRNTVDTGLKTISDALATVTQEDKSADSTTPADATAIGQQQ
- the bdr gene encoding Bdr family repetitive protein, producing MGLAQPVVTQQMVIAELTKAGINRDIAIDLSYRYYRNELTYKDIEFLKENFDIKLEKVEALLQAEIQRVETTLKSDIKDLDNKFDTKFNELDNKINTVENNLNIKIEKVEALLQAEIKSVKTELDNKIDTKFNELDTKIDTVENNLNNKIDNVRSELKSDIKDLDNKIDNVRNEVSLVRKDMEINRMELDNKLDKTASEFKSTSRLHNWMFGTLITLNIGIFLALISLLVK